From Halapricum desulfuricans, a single genomic window includes:
- a CDS encoding DUF7333 family protein produces MQFDTLTTASVFIALIALGVGGASMSPMTLETTLMMVLPSALIFGAVVLVLGVKHGQYRARNA; encoded by the coding sequence ATGCAATTCGACACGCTCACCACGGCCTCCGTATTCATCGCCCTGATCGCGCTCGGCGTCGGCGGCGCCTCGATGTCGCCGATGACACTCGAAACGACCCTGATGATGGTCCTCCCGTCGGCACTGATATTCGGCGCGGTTGTCCTCGTCCTCGGCGTCAAACACGGCCAGTACCGTGCCCGAAACGCCTAG